One genomic window of Sulfurovum lithotrophicum includes the following:
- the eno gene encoding phosphopyruvate hydratase has protein sequence MTKSSIVSIDAIEILDSRGNPTVRVLMELDDGTEASASVPSGASTGEYEAHELRDGDKKRYGGKGVKKACENIVKQIAPTLLGMDASEQAKIDRILIELDGTDDKSRLGANAILGVSMAAAKAAAQSHHMPLYRYLGGAEAKRLPVPCMNILNGGEHADNSVDFQEFMAVPHGAPSFSEGLRYVAETFHTLKKLLHERGLATSVGDEGGFAPDLGSNEEAIELIVEAIEKSGYRPGEDISIAIDSAATSFSTDKKGHYDLKWSGAGKMQSIDLIALAKEWVDKYPIILWEDPLAEEDWEGFARFTSALGDKIEVVGDDIFVTNTKFISRGIREHTANASLIKLNQIGTVSETVAAVRLCEENGWRAFLSHRSGETADTFLADFAVAMQSGHLKSGSASRSERLAKYNRLLEIEHALGTDAKYYWK, from the coding sequence ATGACAAAGAGCAGTATAGTATCGATCGACGCCATAGAGATCCTCGATTCACGAGGCAATCCTACCGTACGTGTACTGATGGAACTAGATGACGGTACGGAAGCGAGTGCTTCGGTACCGTCGGGTGCCAGTACCGGAGAGTACGAGGCGCATGAACTGCGTGACGGTGACAAAAAGCGTTACGGAGGTAAGGGCGTGAAAAAGGCCTGTGAGAACATCGTAAAACAGATCGCGCCGACCCTGTTGGGCATGGATGCTTCAGAGCAGGCAAAGATAGACCGTATACTGATCGAACTCGACGGTACGGACGATAAAAGCCGTTTGGGTGCCAATGCTATCCTCGGGGTTTCCATGGCGGCGGCCAAAGCGGCGGCCCAGAGCCACCATATGCCGTTGTACCGCTACCTCGGCGGTGCGGAAGCAAAACGTCTGCCGGTGCCGTGCATGAATATCCTCAATGGCGGCGAACATGCAGATAACAGTGTAGATTTTCAGGAGTTCATGGCGGTACCGCACGGCGCACCCTCTTTTTCCGAAGGACTGCGTTATGTGGCGGAGACCTTCCATACGCTGAAAAAACTGCTGCACGAGAGAGGTCTTGCCACCTCAGTCGGCGATGAAGGCGGTTTCGCTCCCGATCTCGGCAGCAACGAAGAAGCCATTGAGCTCATTGTAGAAGCGATCGAAAAAAGCGGTTACCGTCCCGGAGAAGATATCTCCATAGCTATCGACAGTGCGGCCACTTCGTTCTCGACGGACAAAAAAGGGCACTACGACCTGAAATGGTCCGGTGCGGGGAAAATGCAGAGCATTGACCTCATCGCACTGGCCAAAGAGTGGGTTGACAAGTATCCTATCATACTCTGGGAAGACCCTTTGGCAGAAGAGGACTGGGAGGGATTTGCCCGCTTCACCTCTGCGCTCGGGGACAAGATAGAGGTCGTAGGTGATGATATCTTTGTGACCAACACGAAATTCATCTCCCGCGGTATCAGAGAACATACGGCCAATGCCTCTCTGATAAAACTCAACCAGATAGGCACGGTCAGCGAGACCGTTGCGGCGGTCAGGCTCTGCGAAGAGAACGGGTGGAGAGCGTTTCTCTCCCACCGTTCCGGTGAGACGGCAGATACCTTCCTCGCCGACTTCGCCGTTGCCATGCAGAGCGGCCATCTCAAAAGCGGGTCGGCCTCACGCAGTGAACGCCTCGCCAAATACAACCGTCTCCTTGAGATCGAACACGCGCTTGGTACGGATGCCAAATATTACTGGAAATAG
- a CDS encoding 2-oxo acid dehydrogenase subunit E2 gives MDYKVVMPRLSDSMDEGQLVEWKIRPGDVVRNGDVIAEVESDKAVMEIQTFKSGTVKELLIDAGSTVPVGTPMAVIDTDTDSGSSIKTEEKSKEQSKPAPAIEKPVETVSAKEKHSPAPEMKKAPVETRASAPSTIDMLMGISGTSTEEKSSYTGGNASPRARALAAKYGLDIETLQNEGKLPVPAHSADVKGYWLRRYFTPKALELIARYNLSIDLFEARKKHNESEIKAYIESHEVPLPEPIDMPHKAMIAIVNSAQKRPVYHMTDHIDATLLNRYVSKDLTITVWLLKLFAEAMMRQKYFRLTLTDDHMQLWPNASISVAMAHGEYLYMPVFKAVNGKRPAAIAEELQQFKTKISQKRLTKEDLTGSTFGISNLGMTGIEQFDAMINKDDCAIAAIGSETEGRITVTLTVDHRIVNGYQAALFMQELKTLAQDEMFFKEAAQ, from the coding sequence ATGGACTACAAGGTCGTGATGCCCCGTCTATCGGATTCGATGGATGAAGGACAGCTGGTAGAATGGAAGATCCGACCGGGGGATGTGGTCAGGAACGGTGATGTGATCGCAGAGGTAGAAAGCGACAAAGCGGTCATGGAGATACAAACCTTCAAAAGTGGAACAGTAAAAGAACTGCTGATAGATGCGGGCAGTACTGTGCCGGTCGGAACGCCGATGGCGGTGATCGATACGGATACAGACTCCGGAAGCAGCATCAAAACGGAAGAAAAATCCAAAGAGCAAAGCAAGCCTGCCCCCGCGATCGAGAAGCCTGTAGAAACCGTATCTGCAAAAGAAAAGCATTCTCCTGCACCGGAAATGAAAAAAGCACCTGTTGAAACCCGGGCATCTGCACCAAGTACCATCGATATGCTTATGGGAATTTCTGGTACTTCAACAGAAGAGAAGTCCTCCTATACCGGAGGTAATGCATCTCCCAGAGCCAGAGCGCTTGCTGCGAAGTACGGTCTCGATATAGAAACCCTGCAGAATGAAGGCAAACTACCCGTTCCGGCACATTCGGCAGATGTCAAAGGGTATTGGCTGCGTCGCTACTTTACGCCCAAAGCACTTGAACTTATTGCCAGATACAATCTTTCAATCGATCTTTTTGAAGCACGGAAGAAACATAATGAATCCGAGATTAAGGCCTATATCGAATCGCATGAAGTACCTCTGCCCGAACCGATCGACATGCCGCACAAAGCGATGATAGCCATTGTAAACTCTGCGCAGAAACGTCCAGTCTACCATATGACGGACCATATCGATGCTACATTGCTGAACCGCTATGTATCCAAAGATCTGACGATCACGGTCTGGTTGCTCAAACTCTTTGCCGAAGCGATGATGCGGCAGAAATATTTCCGTCTGACCCTTACGGACGATCATATGCAGCTCTGGCCGAATGCTTCTATCTCTGTTGCCATGGCCCATGGCGAATATCTCTATATGCCGGTATTCAAGGCGGTGAACGGAAAGAGACCTGCGGCGATCGCTGAAGAACTGCAGCAGTTCAAGACAAAGATCTCTCAAAAGAGACTGACAAAGGAAGACCTGACAGGTTCGACCTTCGGGATTTCCAATCTGGGGATGACCGGTATCGAACAGTTCGATGCGATGATCAACAAAGATGACTGCGCCATAGCTGCGATCGGTAGTGAGACAGAGGGAAGGATCACAGTTACTCTTACGGTTGACCACAGGATCGTCAACGGATATCAGGCGGCATTGTTCATGCAGGAACTCAAAACACTGGCACAGGATGAAATGTTCTTCAAGGAGGCAGCACAATGA
- a CDS encoding dihydrolipoyl dehydrogenase family protein → MKKYDLVVIGAGPGGTPAAMAAAQFGKSVLLVDKRDAPGGECLFEGCIPSKVLENAANRFEIFKEMKAFHIDVEGKEQIHWEAVLEDKKQILKRRSMGAMKQMERFPNLEFRQGTARFTDMHTIDIDGEQIAFDHAIIATGAAAFLPPFEGEGVKNAWTNAEVFEKTELPKEITFIGAGAISCELVQMFNKLGTKCHMLERSERILKHIDEESAMVVQEKMIREGIDVQLNITFGKIEGEEGAFSVSYTQDGEAKVLETPYLLIATGRAANVEGLGLETVGVDFDRHGIHVDETLQTTQENIYAVGDCTVGPKFAHWATYEAGIAIHNIFAPMKHKTDMSKLSWVLFSDPQIASVGLSEADAQKLGMEVSVERYDYAVDARAQLDKAEEGFLKFVIEKKSGIIRGIQIVSEDASSLSGEASLIVANELKAMDVMKTIHPHPTLTESFGKLAQQIFFKSMMQSRR, encoded by the coding sequence ATGAAGAAATATGATCTCGTAGTCATAGGGGCAGGGCCCGGCGGTACACCTGCGGCTATGGCAGCGGCACAGTTCGGTAAAAGTGTATTGCTTGTCGACAAGAGAGATGCACCCGGCGGAGAATGCCTTTTTGAGGGATGTATCCCCTCCAAAGTGCTGGAGAATGCCGCCAACCGGTTTGAGATATTTAAAGAGATGAAAGCCTTTCATATCGATGTCGAAGGAAAAGAACAGATACACTGGGAAGCCGTGCTTGAAGACAAAAAACAGATACTCAAACGCAGGTCGATGGGGGCTATGAAGCAGATGGAGAGGTTTCCGAATCTGGAGTTCAGACAGGGAACGGCACGCTTCACCGATATGCATACCATTGATATAGACGGAGAGCAGATCGCCTTTGACCATGCGATTATCGCAACAGGGGCTGCAGCATTCCTTCCTCCTTTTGAAGGAGAAGGGGTCAAAAATGCCTGGACCAATGCGGAAGTTTTTGAAAAAACGGAACTACCCAAAGAGATCACCTTTATCGGTGCGGGGGCGATCAGTTGTGAGCTGGTACAGATGTTCAACAAACTGGGAACCAAATGCCACATGCTTGAACGTAGTGAAAGAATTCTGAAGCACATCGATGAAGAGTCAGCCATGGTGGTGCAGGAGAAGATGATACGTGAGGGCATCGATGTACAGCTCAATATCACTTTTGGAAAAATAGAGGGTGAGGAGGGGGCGTTCTCTGTCAGCTATACGCAGGACGGTGAAGCAAAAGTCCTTGAAACACCCTATCTGCTCATCGCTACGGGACGTGCTGCCAATGTGGAAGGTCTCGGACTTGAAACTGTAGGCGTGGACTTCGACCGGCACGGTATCCATGTCGATGAAACACTGCAGACCACACAGGAGAACATTTATGCGGTAGGTGACTGTACGGTAGGGCCGAAGTTCGCACACTGGGCCACCTATGAAGCGGGGATAGCCATCCATAATATTTTCGCACCTATGAAGCATAAAACAGATATGTCCAAGCTCAGCTGGGTACTTTTCTCTGATCCACAGATCGCCTCTGTTGGGCTTAGCGAAGCAGATGCACAAAAACTGGGGATGGAAGTATCCGTAGAACGTTATGACTATGCCGTGGATGCCCGTGCCCAGCTCGATAAAGCTGAAGAGGGCTTCCTGAAATTTGTCATAGAAAAGAAAAGCGGGATCATACGCGGTATTCAGATCGTGAGTGAGGACGCTTCTTCGCTCAGCGGCGAAGCTTCACTGATCGTCGCCAATGAACTCAAGGCGATGGATGTAATGAAAACGATCCATCCGCATCCGACGCTGACGGAAAGCTTCGGAAAACTGGCACAGCAGATCTTTTTTAAAAGTATGATGCAGTCAAGAAGATAA
- a CDS encoding aldolase has translation MKMTLPADVPADKEKAFIENFEKTTGGSGRLMLFAGDQKVEHLNNDFYGEGIPLEDNDPEHLFKIASKADIGVFATQFGLITRYGRDYSDIPYLVKLNAKTNLIPYEAKDPYSQQWLEVEDVVRFQKSSGLDIRGVGYTLYLGSEHEHAMLREAARIVHEAHRNGWIAVLWIYPKGNFVKDQHDRHLISGAAGVGAALGADFAKLKVPYIDGKLDTEGLKEVTTAAGRTGVLCEGGDKTSPEAFLMELHEQIHHGESRGNGTGRNIHQRPLDEAIRMADAIYAVTVKNASVEEALQILEGNTKSN, from the coding sequence ATGAAAATGACACTCCCGGCAGATGTCCCTGCCGATAAAGAAAAAGCGTTTATTGAGAATTTCGAGAAAACGACCGGCGGAAGCGGACGGCTGATGCTCTTTGCCGGAGACCAGAAAGTCGAGCATCTCAACAATGACTTCTATGGTGAAGGTATTCCGCTCGAAGACAATGACCCCGAACATCTTTTCAAGATCGCCTCAAAAGCCGACATCGGTGTCTTTGCGACACAGTTCGGGCTTATTACCCGTTACGGACGTGACTACAGCGATATTCCCTATCTGGTAAAACTCAATGCCAAGACCAATCTCATCCCCTACGAAGCCAAAGACCCTTACTCACAGCAGTGGCTTGAAGTGGAAGATGTCGTCCGTTTTCAAAAGAGCAGCGGGCTGGATATACGCGGGGTGGGCTATACGCTTTATCTGGGCAGCGAACATGAACATGCCATGCTCCGCGAAGCGGCACGCATCGTGCATGAGGCGCATCGCAACGGCTGGATTGCCGTGCTTTGGATTTATCCTAAAGGCAATTTCGTCAAAGACCAGCATGACAGACATCTCATTTCGGGTGCGGCCGGAGTAGGTGCGGCACTCGGAGCGGACTTTGCCAAACTCAAAGTACCGTACATAGACGGCAAACTCGATACTGAGGGGCTCAAAGAAGTGACAACCGCTGCGGGACGGACTGGTGTGCTGTGTGAAGGCGGAGACAAAACGTCGCCTGAAGCATTCCTGATGGAACTGCATGAGCAGATACACCATGGCGAAAGCCGCGGGAACGGAACGGGGCGCAACATTCACCAGCGTCCACTCGATGAAGCCATTCGTATGGCGGACGCCATTTATGCCGTCACGGTGAAGAACGCTTCTGTCGAGGAAGCTTTGCAGATACTGGAAGGTAATACCAAATCAAATTAA
- the ppsA gene encoding phosphoenolpyruvate synthase — protein sequence MSKNIKWFNEIGIEDVAEVGGKNASLGEMYQNLTQEGVRVPNGFAVTSSAYRHVLKSNGAWEKLHALLDDLDVTNVDALQKAGKASREIVYNCELPDDLKSEILSAYAKLKEEYGESLSLAVRSSATAEDSPEASFAGQNDTYLNISNEDELLDAYKRCLASNFTDRSIHYKYDNGFDYLKVYLSVVVMKMVRSDIGASGVMFSLDTETGFKDVVFINAALGLGENVVQGTINPDAFYVHKPTYNKGFRTVLKRSLGSKEKKMIFTDTINLDNIAVEYTKNVPTTVEEQNRFCITDEDVMVLAGYAIKVENHYSQKAGFHKPMDMEWAKDGIDGHLYMVQARPETVESQKKGNVLETYHLKEKGKVLVTGQAIGTKIGQGKVHYIASVKELDTFKAGEVLVADTTNPDWEPIMKIASAIITNKGGRTCHAAILSRELGIPAVVGCDNATEMLKDADEVTVSCAEGETGMVYEGILDFEVIKTDLSNLPKTKTEIMMNLGNPDIAFSLSSLPVDGIGLARMEFIINEYIKAHPMALKHPEKVDEATRAKLQELTQAYDSMEDFFVKTLSEGVATIASAVYPKPCVVRMSDFKSNEYATLLGGDTFELKEDNPMIGFRGASRYAHPNYEEGFALECAAMKRVRDEMGFDNVTLMIPFCRRVDEGQRVIDTMAKYGLKQGENGLKIYVMCEIPNNVIQIDAFSKLFDGFSIGSNDLTQLTLGVDRDSQVVAFDYDERDEGVKEMIRMAVEGCQRNKRHSGICGQAPSDYPEMAEYLVRLGIESMSLNPDSVLKTIENIGKLEKELGR from the coding sequence GTGAGTAAAAATATCAAATGGTTCAATGAAATAGGTATAGAGGATGTCGCCGAAGTCGGAGGAAAGAACGCTTCTCTTGGTGAGATGTACCAAAACCTGACGCAGGAGGGTGTCCGTGTTCCCAACGGTTTTGCCGTGACTTCCAGTGCCTACAGACATGTACTGAAAAGCAACGGCGCGTGGGAAAAGCTTCATGCGCTGCTTGATGACCTCGATGTCACCAACGTCGATGCGCTGCAGAAAGCGGGAAAGGCATCGAGAGAGATCGTTTACAACTGTGAACTCCCCGATGATCTCAAGTCGGAGATCCTTTCTGCCTATGCAAAACTCAAAGAGGAGTACGGCGAGAGCCTCTCACTTGCCGTCCGTTCCTCCGCTACAGCCGAAGATTCTCCTGAAGCCTCATTTGCCGGACAGAACGACACTTACCTGAACATTTCGAATGAAGATGAACTGCTCGACGCCTACAAACGCTGTCTGGCTTCCAACTTTACCGACCGTTCCATCCACTACAAATACGATAATGGTTTTGATTACCTGAAAGTCTATCTTTCTGTGGTCGTGATGAAAATGGTGCGCAGTGATATCGGTGCGAGCGGTGTAATGTTCTCTCTCGATACGGAAACAGGGTTCAAAGATGTCGTATTTATCAACGCGGCACTCGGACTTGGTGAGAATGTCGTACAGGGCACTATCAACCCGGATGCTTTCTATGTTCATAAACCTACCTACAACAAGGGGTTCAGAACGGTTCTGAAGCGTTCTCTGGGTTCCAAAGAGAAAAAGATGATCTTCACCGATACGATCAACCTGGACAATATTGCGGTGGAATACACGAAGAATGTTCCGACGACAGTGGAAGAACAGAACCGTTTCTGTATCACCGACGAGGATGTCATGGTACTGGCCGGCTATGCCATCAAAGTGGAGAACCATTACTCACAGAAAGCGGGCTTCCACAAACCGATGGATATGGAGTGGGCAAAGGACGGGATCGACGGGCATCTTTACATGGTACAGGCACGTCCGGAAACAGTGGAGTCACAGAAAAAGGGCAATGTCCTGGAAACCTACCACCTTAAAGAGAAAGGCAAAGTCCTGGTAACCGGACAGGCCATAGGTACCAAAATAGGGCAGGGGAAAGTGCACTACATCGCAAGTGTGAAAGAGCTCGACACCTTTAAAGCCGGCGAAGTACTTGTCGCCGATACGACCAACCCTGACTGGGAACCGATCATGAAGATTGCTTCGGCCATCATCACGAACAAGGGCGGGCGTACCTGCCATGCGGCAATCCTGAGCCGTGAACTCGGCATTCCGGCAGTGGTTGGGTGTGACAATGCAACAGAGATGCTCAAAGATGCAGATGAAGTGACAGTGAGTTGTGCTGAGGGTGAGACGGGTATGGTTTATGAGGGTATTTTGGATTTCGAGGTCATTAAAACGGACCTGAGCAACCTTCCCAAAACAAAAACCGAGATCATGATGAACCTCGGTAATCCGGATATCGCTTTTTCACTCTCCTCGTTGCCGGTCGACGGGATCGGGCTTGCACGTATGGAATTCATCATCAATGAATACATCAAAGCCCACCCGATGGCGCTCAAGCATCCCGAAAAAGTGGATGAAGCTACAAGAGCCAAACTTCAGGAGTTGACACAGGCATATGATTCGATGGAAGACTTCTTTGTCAAAACACTCTCCGAAGGGGTGGCTACCATTGCTTCGGCTGTTTATCCCAAGCCCTGTGTCGTGCGCATGAGTGACTTCAAATCGAATGAATATGCCACGCTTCTGGGCGGTGATACCTTTGAGCTTAAAGAAGACAACCCTATGATCGGTTTCCGCGGGGCATCGCGTTATGCCCATCCCAACTATGAAGAGGGCTTTGCGCTTGAGTGTGCGGCCATGAAGCGTGTACGCGACGAGATGGGATTTGACAATGTCACTTTGATGATACCGTTCTGCCGCAGGGTGGATGAGGGACAGAGGGTCATCGATACGATGGCCAAATACGGACTCAAGCAGGGTGAGAACGGCCTGAAGATCTATGTGATGTGCGAGATTCCGAATAACGTCATCCAGATAGATGCCTTCAGCAAGCTGTTCGATGGTTTCAGCATCGGAAGCAACGACCTTACGCAGCTTACCCTCGGTGTAGACCGTGACAGTCAGGTGGTCGCGTTTGATTACGATGAACGCGACGAGGGTGTCAAGGAAATGATCAGAATGGCGGTCGAGGGATGTCAGCGCAACAAACGGCACAGCGGTATCTGCGGCCAGGCACCGTCTGATTACCCGGAAATGGCCGAATATCTTGTGCGTCTTGGCATCGAGTCTATGAGCCTGAACCCCGACAGTGTGCTGAAGACCATAGAGAACATTGGCAAACTTGAAAAAGAGCTGGGAAGATAG
- the gap gene encoding type I glyceraldehyde-3-phosphate dehydrogenase yields MKKRIAINGLGRIGNQVLRHYIHALPEHCEIVAANTSSVEDAAYLLKYDSVHGRADFDIGTEEKKLIIDGHEIAIVSSHDPRELPWKEMNIDIVLECTGHFTEGSLAAQHLEAGAKKVIISAPGKNVDKTIVLGVNENEYDPAAHHILSNASCTTNSLAPAMKVLEENFGVENAMITTTHAYTSTQTTVDKRAKKRRRGRAAAVNIIPTTTGAAIATTEVIPALKGKMEAMALRVPVPDGAVTEIVALLNKPVTVEEVNKAYSAAAAGEMNGILDITTEEVVSSDMLGNLHSSIIDGLSTAVVGERMVKVLAWYDNEYGYSQRLLELADYVAKKMEA; encoded by the coding sequence ATGAAAAAACGTATTGCTATCAACGGACTGGGACGCATAGGCAACCAGGTACTCAGACACTATATACACGCGCTGCCCGAACATTGCGAAATTGTCGCCGCCAATACTTCAAGTGTTGAAGATGCGGCCTATCTGCTCAAATACGACTCGGTACACGGACGGGCAGATTTCGACATCGGTACGGAAGAGAAAAAACTCATTATTGACGGGCATGAGATTGCGATCGTCAGCAGCCATGATCCGCGCGAACTGCCGTGGAAAGAGATGAATATCGATATCGTGCTTGAGTGTACGGGACATTTCACCGAAGGCAGCCTTGCGGCACAGCACCTTGAAGCCGGTGCAAAAAAAGTGATCATTTCTGCTCCGGGAAAAAACGTAGACAAAACGATCGTGCTTGGGGTCAATGAGAACGAATACGATCCCGCGGCGCATCATATCCTCTCCAATGCTTCCTGTACGACCAATTCACTGGCACCTGCCATGAAAGTGCTCGAAGAGAATTTCGGTGTGGAAAATGCGATGATCACAACGACCCATGCCTATACTTCGACACAGACGACGGTGGACAAGCGTGCGAAAAAACGCAGACGCGGCCGTGCGGCAGCGGTGAATATCATCCCGACCACTACCGGTGCGGCGATCGCCACGACAGAGGTGATCCCTGCACTCAAAGGCAAGATGGAAGCGATGGCGCTGCGCGTGCCGGTACCGGACGGTGCGGTGACTGAGATCGTGGCACTGCTGAACAAGCCGGTGACTGTCGAAGAGGTGAACAAGGCATACAGTGCCGCGGCTGCGGGCGAGATGAACGGTATTCTTGATATTACGACGGAAGAGGTCGTCTCCTCCGATATGCTGGGCAACTTGCACTCAAGCATTATCGACGGTCTCTCGACGGCGGTTGTAGGTGAGCGTATGGTCAAAGTACTGGCATGGTATGATAATGAATACGGCTATTCACAGCGCCTACTGGAACTTGCCGATTATGTCGCGAAAAAAATGGAAGCGTAA